In Burkholderia sp. GAS332, one DNA window encodes the following:
- a CDS encoding DNA-binding regulatory protein, YebC/PmpR family — translation MAGHSKWANIKHKKAAADAKRGKVWTRLIKEIQVAARMGGGDIDSNPRLRLAVEKAYDANMPKDNVNRAIQRGVGGVDGANYEEIRYEGYGIGGAAVIVDTMTDNRTRTVADVRHAFSKNGGNMGTDGSVSFMFDHVGQFLFAPGTPEDKLMEAALEAGADDVVTNEDGSVEVLCPPNDFPKVKGALEAAGFKAELAEVTMKPQTEVEFTGDDAVKMQKLLDALENLDDVQEVYTNAAIADE, via the coding sequence ATGGCGGGTCATTCGAAATGGGCCAACATCAAGCATAAGAAAGCAGCGGCCGACGCCAAGCGCGGCAAGGTCTGGACGCGGCTCATCAAGGAAATTCAGGTTGCGGCCCGCATGGGCGGCGGCGACATCGACTCGAACCCGCGTCTGCGGCTCGCCGTCGAAAAAGCGTACGACGCCAACATGCCGAAAGATAACGTCAACCGTGCGATCCAGCGCGGTGTGGGCGGTGTCGACGGTGCAAACTACGAAGAAATCCGCTACGAAGGCTACGGCATCGGCGGCGCGGCAGTGATCGTGGACACCATGACCGACAACCGCACCCGTACGGTGGCGGACGTGCGTCACGCGTTCTCGAAGAACGGCGGCAATATGGGCACGGACGGCTCGGTGTCGTTCATGTTCGATCACGTCGGCCAATTCCTGTTCGCGCCCGGCACGCCGGAAGACAAGCTGATGGAAGCCGCGCTCGAAGCCGGCGCTGACGACGTCGTCACGAACGAAGACGGCAGTGTCGAAGTGCTGTGCCCGCCGAACGACTTCCCGAAGGTGAAGGGTGCGCTGGAAGCCGCGGGCTTCAAGGCCGAACTCGCCGAGGTGACGATGAAACCTCAGACGGAAGTCGAATTCACGGGCGACGACGCCGTGAAAATGCAGAAGCTGCTCGACGCGCTGGAAAATCTGGACGACGTGCAGGAAGTCTATACAAACGCCGCGATCGCCGACGAATGA
- a CDS encoding phosphoribosylamine--glycine ligase, giving the protein MKLLVVGSGGREHALAWKLAQSPRVQLVYVAPGNGGTAQDERLRNIDITDPAALADFVEKEQIAFTLVGPEGPLAAGIVNLFRSRGLKIFGPSKEAAQLESSKDFAKAFMKRHAIPTAEYETFADVAAAHAYLDAKGAPIVIKADGLAAGKGVVVAQTLEEAHAAVDMMLSDNKLGDAGARVVIEEFLAGEEASFIVMVDGKHVLALASSQDHKRLLDADQGPNTGGMGAYSPAPIVTPQLHARVMREIIQPTVRGMEKEGIRFTGFLYAGLMIDAQGNPKTLEFNCRMGDPETQPIMARLKGDFSKVVEQAIAGTLDTIELEWDRRTALGVVLAAYNYPDTPRKGDRISDIPAETADSVTFHAGTTLADGKLTTSGGRVLCVVGLADSVRSAQSVAYETINQISFDGMQYRRDIGYRALNRKHDAKNEGKH; this is encoded by the coding sequence ATGAAGTTACTCGTCGTCGGTTCCGGCGGTCGCGAACATGCGCTCGCATGGAAGCTCGCGCAATCGCCGCGGGTCCAACTCGTCTACGTTGCTCCCGGCAACGGCGGTACCGCCCAGGACGAGCGTCTGCGCAACATCGACATCACCGATCCGGCCGCACTCGCCGATTTCGTTGAGAAAGAACAGATCGCCTTCACGCTGGTTGGGCCGGAAGGGCCGCTCGCCGCAGGCATCGTCAATCTGTTCCGCTCGCGTGGTCTGAAGATTTTCGGGCCGAGCAAGGAAGCCGCGCAGCTCGAAAGCTCGAAAGATTTCGCCAAGGCGTTCATGAAGCGCCATGCGATCCCGACCGCCGAATACGAAACCTTCGCCGACGTCGCCGCCGCGCACGCGTATCTGGACGCCAAGGGCGCGCCGATCGTGATCAAGGCCGACGGCCTCGCCGCCGGCAAGGGCGTTGTGGTCGCGCAGACGCTGGAAGAAGCGCACGCCGCGGTCGACATGATGCTGTCGGACAACAAGCTGGGCGATGCCGGCGCGCGCGTCGTGATCGAGGAGTTCCTCGCCGGCGAAGAAGCCAGCTTCATCGTGATGGTGGACGGCAAGCATGTGCTGGCGCTCGCCTCGAGCCAGGACCACAAGCGCCTGCTCGACGCCGATCAGGGTCCGAACACCGGCGGCATGGGCGCCTACTCGCCCGCGCCGATCGTCACGCCGCAACTGCATGCGCGCGTAATGCGCGAAATTATCCAGCCCACCGTGCGTGGCATGGAGAAAGAAGGCATCCGCTTCACCGGCTTTTTGTACGCCGGCCTGATGATCGACGCGCAAGGCAACCCGAAGACGCTCGAATTCAACTGCCGGATGGGCGACCCGGAAACGCAACCGATCATGGCGCGCCTGAAAGGCGACTTTTCGAAGGTCGTCGAACAGGCCATCGCCGGCACGCTCGATACGATCGAACTCGAATGGGACCGTCGTACCGCCCTCGGTGTGGTGCTCGCCGCGTACAACTATCCGGACACGCCGCGCAAGGGTGACCGGATCAGCGATATCCCGGCCGAAACCGCGGATTCGGTCACTTTCCACGCCGGCACCACGCTGGCGGACGGCAAGCTGACCACCTCGGGTGGCCGCGTGTTGTGCGTGGTTGGCCTCGCGGATTCGGTGCGCAGCGCGCAGTCAGTCGCCTACGAGACGATCAATCAGATCTCGTTCGACGGCATGCAATATCGCCGCGACATTGGCTACCGTGCATTGAACCGCAAGCACGACGCCAAGAACGAAGGCAAGCACTAA
- a CDS encoding coproporphyrinogen oxidase: MTDSSYDAQAVRSWLQGLQTHIADTLGAFDGKPFATDAWQRAPGEKLRGGGCTRILEGGNFFERAGIGFSDVSGDTLPGSASAARPQLAGRGFEAMGVSLVLHPHNPHCPTVHMNVRLLIATKPGEEPVFWFGGGMDLTPYYGYEEDAQHFHRVCRDALQPYGTDLYPSFKRWCDEYFFLKHRNEPRGIGGIFFDDFSAPGFDQSFAMLKSVGEGFLKAYLPIIEKRRNIPYGEAERDFQAYRRGRYVEFNLVFDRGTLFGLQSGGRTESILMSMPPVVNWRYNWQPEPGTPEARLYSDFLVPREWV, encoded by the coding sequence ATGACCGATTCGAGCTATGACGCACAAGCCGTGCGCAGCTGGCTGCAAGGCCTGCAAACGCATATCGCGGACACGCTTGGCGCGTTCGACGGTAAGCCGTTCGCGACCGACGCATGGCAGCGCGCCCCTGGCGAAAAGCTGCGCGGCGGCGGCTGCACGCGGATTCTGGAAGGCGGCAACTTCTTCGAGCGGGCCGGTATCGGCTTCTCCGACGTTTCGGGCGACACGTTGCCCGGTTCGGCGAGCGCCGCACGCCCGCAACTGGCCGGCCGCGGCTTCGAAGCAATGGGCGTGTCGCTCGTGCTGCACCCGCACAATCCGCACTGCCCGACCGTGCATATGAACGTGCGTCTGCTGATCGCGACCAAGCCCGGCGAGGAACCGGTGTTCTGGTTCGGCGGCGGCATGGACCTGACGCCTTACTATGGCTACGAGGAAGACGCGCAGCATTTCCATCGTGTGTGCCGCGACGCGCTGCAGCCTTATGGCACGGACCTCTACCCGAGTTTCAAGCGCTGGTGCGACGAGTACTTTTTCCTCAAGCACCGCAACGAACCGCGTGGCATCGGCGGGATTTTCTTCGACGATTTCTCGGCGCCGGGCTTCGATCAATCGTTCGCGATGCTCAAAAGCGTCGGCGAGGGATTCCTCAAAGCGTACCTGCCAATCATCGAAAAGCGCCGCAACATTCCGTACGGCGAAGCCGAGCGGGACTTCCAGGCCTACCGGCGCGGACGCTACGTCGAGTTCAATCTGGTCTTCGACCGTGGCACACTGTTTGGGCTGCAGAGCGGCGGACGCACCGAATCGATTCTGATGTCGATGCCGCCTGTGGTGAACTGGCGCTACAACTGGCAGCCCGAACCAGGCACGCCGGAAGCGCGTCTTTACAGCGATTTTCTCGTGCCGCGCGAGTGGGTGTGA
- a CDS encoding nicotinate-nucleotide adenylyltransferase, which translates to MLGGTFDPIHDGHLALARRFASVLNLTELVLLPAGQPWQKTDVSAAEHRLAMTRAAASALVLPGATVRVATDEIEHDGPTYTINTLQVWREREGPDASIALLIGADQLVHLDTWRDWRRLFDFAHICAATRPGFDLASIPPVVAREIDARRARADVLQATPCGHLLIDTTLAFNVSATDIRAYLREQVTQRLALAGGEPQDQAASHVPTAVWDYILQHHLYHR; encoded by the coding sequence TTGCTCGGCGGCACTTTCGATCCGATCCACGACGGCCATCTCGCGCTCGCGCGGCGTTTCGCCAGCGTGCTGAATCTGACCGAACTGGTGCTGCTGCCGGCCGGCCAGCCATGGCAGAAAACGGACGTGTCAGCCGCGGAACACAGGCTGGCGATGACCCGCGCCGCCGCCAGCGCCTTGGTGCTGCCAGGCGCGACCGTGCGGGTGGCGACCGACGAGATCGAACACGACGGCCCGACGTACACCATCAACACGCTGCAGGTGTGGCGTGAACGCGAAGGTCCGGATGCGTCGATTGCGCTTCTGATCGGCGCGGATCAACTGGTGCATCTCGACACATGGCGCGACTGGCGGCGCCTGTTCGACTTTGCTCACATCTGCGCGGCCACGCGCCCCGGTTTCGACCTCGCGTCGATTCCGCCCGTGGTCGCCCGAGAAATCGACGCGCGCCGTGCCCGCGCCGACGTTCTGCAAGCCACCCCCTGCGGCCACTTGCTGATCGATACGACGCTTGCGTTCAACGTCTCGGCCACCGACATTCGCGCGTATCTGCGCGAACAGGTGACCCAGCGGCTTGCCCTCGCGGGCGGCGAACCGCAAGACCAGGCCGCGAGCCATGTCCCCACTGCGGTGTGGGACTATATTCTTCAACATCATCTGTACCACCGGTAA
- a CDS encoding ribosome-associated protein, with protein MSPLRCGTIFFNIICTTGNPMDIRKLQRVIVDALEDVKAQDIKVFNTSHLTALFDRVIVASGTSNRQTKALASSVRESVKENGGDVISTEGEDIGEWVLVDCGDAIVHILQPALRQYYNLEEIWGDKPVRIKLSTPNPFGGASASEPLDDEDEEEEAPAAKKPARKTPVRRK; from the coding sequence ATGTCCCCACTGCGGTGTGGGACTATATTCTTCAACATCATCTGTACCACCGGTAACCCCATGGATATTCGCAAACTGCAACGCGTGATCGTCGACGCTCTCGAAGACGTCAAAGCGCAAGACATCAAGGTGTTCAACACCAGCCACCTGACCGCGCTGTTCGATCGCGTGATCGTCGCCTCCGGCACCTCGAACCGTCAGACCAAGGCACTCGCTTCGAGCGTGCGTGAGAGCGTCAAGGAAAACGGCGGCGACGTCATCAGCACCGAAGGCGAGGACATCGGCGAATGGGTGCTGGTCGATTGCGGCGACGCGATCGTGCACATCCTGCAACCGGCGCTGCGCCAGTACTACAACCTCGAAGAAATCTGGGGCGACAAGCCGGTGCGCATCAAGCTGTCGACGCCGAATCCGTTCGGCGGCGCCAGCGCGAGCGAGCCGCTCGACGACGAGGACGAAGAGGAAGAAGCGCCGGCGGCCAAAAAGCCCGCGCGCAAGACGCCGGTACGCCGCAAGTAA
- a CDS encoding 23S rRNA (pseudouridine1915-N3)-methyltransferase — translation MKLHILAVGHKMPDWIATGFDEYAKRMPPELRIELREIKPEQRSSGRPAESVMAAERQKIEAALPKNARIVALDERGKDWTTMQLAGALPGWQQDGRDVAFLIGGADGLDPDLKARADMLLRVSSLTLPHAMVRVLLAEQLYRAWTITQNHPYHRA, via the coding sequence ATGAAACTGCACATCCTCGCCGTCGGCCACAAGATGCCGGACTGGATCGCCACCGGCTTCGACGAGTACGCGAAACGCATGCCGCCCGAGCTGCGCATCGAGCTGCGCGAGATCAAGCCCGAGCAGCGTTCGTCGGGGCGTCCAGCCGAAAGCGTGATGGCCGCCGAGCGGCAGAAGATCGAAGCCGCGTTGCCGAAGAACGCGCGCATCGTCGCGCTCGATGAGCGCGGCAAGGATTGGACCACGATGCAGCTTGCCGGCGCCCTGCCCGGCTGGCAACAGGACGGCCGCGACGTGGCGTTTCTGATCGGTGGCGCCGACGGGCTCGATCCCGATCTGAAAGCACGCGCCGATATGCTGCTGCGTGTCTCCAGCCTGACGTTGCCGCATGCCATGGTCCGCGTGCTGCTCGCCGAACAGCTTTACCGCGCGTGGACCATCACGCAAAATCACCCCTATCATCGCGCATGA
- a CDS encoding septum formation protein, producing MPTPAASLHPFVYLASQSPRRQELLQQLGVRFELLLPRPDEDAEALEVELPGERARDYVQRVCIAKAHAARARLVAGGHAARPILVADTTVTIDDAILGKPVDADDAVAMLTRLAGRAHEVLTAVAVVDAEGTLLPAALSVSTVRFAALHADAVRRYAASGEPLGKAGAYGVQGRAAEFIEHIDGSYSGIMGLPIFETAALLRAARIDF from the coding sequence ATGCCAACACCCGCCGCGTCACTGCATCCATTCGTTTACCTCGCCTCCCAGAGTCCACGCCGCCAGGAGCTGTTGCAACAGCTCGGCGTGCGTTTTGAACTGCTGCTGCCACGTCCCGATGAAGATGCCGAGGCGCTCGAAGTCGAACTACCCGGCGAACGCGCGCGCGACTATGTGCAGCGCGTGTGCATCGCCAAGGCGCACGCCGCGCGCGCGCGTCTCGTGGCAGGCGGACATGCCGCACGGCCGATTCTGGTTGCTGACACAACCGTCACGATCGACGACGCGATCCTCGGCAAGCCCGTCGACGCCGACGATGCCGTCGCGATGCTCACGCGTCTCGCGGGCCGCGCTCACGAAGTGTTGACGGCCGTCGCGGTGGTCGATGCAGAAGGCACGCTGCTGCCTGCTGCGCTATCGGTATCGACGGTGCGTTTTGCTGCACTGCACGCGGACGCCGTCCGCCGCTATGCCGCAAGCGGCGAGCCGCTCGGCAAGGCGGGCGCGTATGGTGTGCAAGGGCGCGCCGCGGAGTTTATCGAGCATATCGACGGGTCCTATTCAGGTATCATGGGTTTGCCAATTTTTGAAACTGCTGCCCTCCTGCGTGCAGCGCGCATCGACTTCTAA
- a CDS encoding RNAse G, with amino-acid sequence MNEEILINVTPQETRVALVQQGAVQELHVERTLSRGRVGNVYLGKVVRVLPGMQSAFIDIGLERAAFLHVADIWHPRIAGEPQHQTPHQPIEKIVFEGQTLMVQVVKDPIGTKGARLSTQVSIAGRTLVYLPQEPHIGISQKIESEAEREAVRARLTAVLPADEKGGYIVRTIAEDATSEELAGDVAYLRKTWATIISQGQRMPPTSLLYQDLNLSQRVLRDFVNDETSRIQVDSRETYQMLADFAAEFTPAVSSKLHHYTGERPLFDLYNIEAEIQRALSRRVELKSGGYLVIDQTEAMTTIDVNTGGYVGARNFDDTIFKTNLEAAHTIARQLRLRNLGGVIIIDFIDMENVEHRDQVLGELKKALSRDRTRVTVNGFSQLGLVEMTRKRTRESLAHVLCEPCPVCQGKGQVKTPRTVCYDVLREILRESRQFNPREFRVVASQQVIDLFLEEESQHLAMLMDFIGKPVSLQVESNLSQEQYDIVLM; translated from the coding sequence ATGAATGAAGAAATCCTGATCAATGTCACGCCGCAGGAAACGCGCGTCGCGCTCGTCCAGCAAGGCGCCGTCCAGGAACTTCACGTCGAACGAACGCTGTCGCGGGGACGCGTCGGCAATGTCTATCTCGGCAAAGTCGTCCGCGTTCTGCCGGGCATGCAATCCGCCTTCATCGACATCGGTCTGGAACGCGCCGCGTTCCTGCACGTAGCGGATATCTGGCATCCGCGCATTGCCGGCGAGCCGCAGCATCAGACGCCGCATCAGCCAATCGAAAAGATCGTCTTCGAGGGCCAGACGCTGATGGTGCAGGTCGTGAAGGATCCGATCGGCACCAAGGGCGCAAGGCTGTCCACGCAAGTGAGTATCGCCGGGCGCACCCTGGTGTATCTGCCGCAGGAGCCGCACATCGGCATCTCGCAGAAGATCGAGAGCGAAGCCGAACGCGAAGCCGTGCGCGCGCGTTTGACCGCCGTGCTGCCCGCTGATGAAAAGGGCGGCTACATCGTCCGCACCATTGCAGAAGATGCGACCAGCGAAGAGTTGGCTGGCGACGTCGCGTATCTGCGCAAGACGTGGGCGACGATCATCTCGCAAGGTCAGCGCATGCCGCCGACCAGTCTGCTGTATCAGGACCTGAATCTCTCGCAACGGGTGCTGCGCGATTTCGTGAATGACGAGACCTCGCGTATTCAGGTCGACTCGCGCGAGACCTATCAGATGCTCGCCGACTTCGCGGCGGAGTTCACGCCGGCGGTGTCGTCGAAGCTGCATCACTACACCGGCGAACGGCCGCTCTTCGATCTGTACAACATCGAGGCCGAAATCCAGCGCGCCTTGTCACGCCGGGTCGAGCTGAAGTCGGGCGGGTATCTGGTGATCGACCAGACCGAAGCGATGACGACGATCGACGTGAACACGGGCGGCTATGTCGGCGCGCGCAACTTCGACGATACGATCTTCAAGACCAACCTCGAAGCCGCGCACACGATCGCGCGGCAATTGCGACTGCGCAATCTGGGCGGTGTGATCATCATCGACTTCATCGATATGGAGAACGTCGAGCATCGCGACCAGGTGCTCGGCGAGTTGAAGAAAGCGTTGTCGCGCGATCGTACGCGCGTGACCGTGAATGGTTTCTCGCAGCTTGGGCTCGTGGAAATGACGCGCAAACGCACGCGTGAATCATTGGCGCATGTGCTGTGCGAGCCCTGCCCGGTGTGTCAGGGCAAGGGGCAGGTCAAGACGCCGCGTACGGTGTGCTATGACGTGCTGCGCGAGATTCTGCGCGAGTCGCGGCAGTTCAATCCGCGCGAGTTCCGCGTGGTGGCGTCGCAGCAGGTGATCGATCTGTTTCTTGAGGAAGAGTCGCAGCATCTGGCCATGCTGATGGATTTCATCGGCAAGCCGGTGTCGTTGCAGGTGGAGTCGAATTTGAGTCAGGAGCAGTACGATATTGTTTTGATGTAA
- a CDS encoding esterase, PHB depolymerase family: protein MKMNEDFLKSMKEAFDLLRTKGPKEATAAVQRALAGSTAKAGNAQTPPMPPSVNEWAQAWTQAQTQGQAQSHANTTPHAPAERTFDADTPGTFSTHTFSNSAGQRQYKLYVPAVYNNEPLPLIVMLHGCTQNADDFAAGTRMNEMAERHGFIVVYPNQSQAANHSACWNWFKPVDQQRDQGEPSLIAGITREVIARYRVDPARVYVAGLSAGGAMADIMLKTSPDLYAAACVHSGLAYGSAKDLPSALAAMKGGKAHRNRSRVEPQRPLIVFHGDADTTVHPSNAAALVASFDASVTTISAPSHVVGTASGPHACTVQRLVAANGVEAECWSIHGAGHAWAGGSQRGSYTDPSGPDATAAMLRFFLAHPRASGTH from the coding sequence ATGAAAATGAATGAAGATTTCCTGAAGTCAATGAAAGAAGCCTTCGACCTGTTGCGCACGAAGGGGCCCAAGGAAGCGACCGCCGCGGTTCAGCGCGCGCTCGCGGGCAGTACGGCTAAAGCAGGTAATGCCCAAACCCCACCCATGCCGCCGAGCGTCAACGAATGGGCGCAAGCGTGGACGCAGGCGCAAACTCAAGGTCAGGCGCAATCACACGCCAACACCACGCCACACGCCCCTGCCGAGCGCACTTTCGACGCCGACACGCCCGGCACCTTCAGCACCCACACCTTCAGCAACAGCGCGGGCCAACGCCAATACAAGCTCTACGTCCCCGCCGTCTACAACAATGAACCGTTGCCGCTAATCGTGATGCTGCACGGCTGCACACAAAACGCCGACGACTTCGCGGCCGGTACGCGCATGAACGAAATGGCCGAGCGTCATGGCTTCATCGTCGTGTATCCGAATCAGTCGCAAGCGGCCAATCATTCGGCATGCTGGAACTGGTTCAAACCTGTCGACCAGCAGCGCGACCAGGGTGAACCGTCGTTGATCGCAGGCATTACGCGTGAGGTGATCGCGCGCTATCGCGTCGATCCAGCGCGGGTGTATGTGGCGGGCCTGTCAGCGGGCGGCGCAATGGCGGACATCATGCTAAAGACCTCACCCGACTTGTACGCGGCAGCCTGCGTGCATTCCGGCCTCGCCTACGGAAGCGCGAAGGATCTCCCCTCGGCCCTCGCCGCGATGAAGGGCGGCAAAGCACATCGCAACCGCTCACGCGTCGAACCGCAACGCCCGCTCATCGTGTTTCATGGCGATGCGGATACGACGGTGCATCCGTCGAACGCTGCAGCGCTCGTAGCGAGCTTCGACGCCAGCGTCACGACAATCAGCGCGCCATCGCATGTCGTAGGCACGGCAAGCGGCCCGCACGCTTGCACGGTGCAACGGCTTGTCGCAGCGAATGGCGTCGAAGCGGAGTGCTGGTCGATTCACGGCGCGGGTCATGCATGGGCAGGCGGTAGTCAGCGCGGCTCGTACACGGACCCATCCGGCCCCGATGCGACAGCCGCCATGCTGCGCTTCTTTCTCGCCCATCCGCGTGCGTCAGGCACACACTGA
- a CDS encoding diguanylate cyclase/phosphodiesterase with PAS/PAC sensor(s), whose product MQDHPYAEARPHDAALVAAPYGMFICTADGTFDSVNAAFEKLTGFTAEELIGRRTFESLHDPAELARRRAELPPLSAISSRYEGEWTYVRRNSTPIRVVFALAPLAVEPANPGAVATEPARYVGIAIDMTRYAQSEARLWYVAHHDGVTRLPNQTLFTERLELTIARCQRSGHGFTVLIAELDHLRKLRDALGLHAAELVLQIVGERLRGLFPNDGTIASIGGTQFALLVNETGAGADAFAAEALGRIAESIDYAGTALKITASIGMVAYPADGADAPTLMRRAGVALSAASAVSGHAVRRFSTALEGQAARRFELEAMLREALERQQLHLVYQPQVTLANGRIAQVETLLRWNHPQRGLISPVEFVPVAEESGLIEQIGEWVIRTACRDAGKLLRLTGTLPRVAVNVSPQQFQRQNLFETIRSALEDAALDPSYLEVEITEGVLLGDTEQALQTLHALRELGVEVAVDDFGTGYSSLAYLTRFPLNRLKIDRSFVMRMSTDPQCAALVGAIIAMAHALKLRVTAEGVETAEQAAQLEALGCDEAQGFWFSRPITIAALRNLLKPLGTG is encoded by the coding sequence ATGCAAGATCACCCCTACGCCGAAGCGCGCCCACACGACGCCGCGCTTGTGGCGGCGCCATACGGCATGTTCATCTGCACGGCCGACGGCACCTTCGACTCCGTCAACGCCGCTTTCGAAAAGCTGACCGGCTTCACCGCCGAAGAATTGATCGGCCGGCGCACCTTTGAATCCTTGCACGACCCGGCCGAACTCGCGAGGCGACGCGCCGAATTGCCGCCGCTGTCGGCGATAAGTTCACGCTACGAAGGCGAATGGACCTACGTGCGGCGCAACAGCACGCCGATTCGCGTGGTATTCGCGCTGGCGCCGCTCGCCGTCGAGCCGGCGAATCCCGGTGCTGTTGCCACGGAGCCTGCCCGCTATGTCGGCATCGCCATCGACATGACGCGCTATGCGCAATCCGAAGCGCGCTTGTGGTACGTCGCGCATCATGACGGCGTGACCCGCCTGCCTAATCAGACGCTTTTCACCGAACGGCTCGAGCTCACGATCGCGCGCTGTCAGCGTAGCGGCCATGGCTTTACCGTGTTGATCGCCGAGCTCGACCATTTGCGCAAACTGCGCGACGCGCTCGGTTTGCATGCGGCCGAACTGGTGTTGCAGATTGTCGGCGAGCGGCTGCGCGGTCTGTTTCCCAACGACGGTACGATTGCCTCGATCGGCGGCACGCAGTTCGCGCTGCTGGTCAATGAAACCGGCGCGGGGGCCGATGCTTTCGCTGCTGAGGCACTGGGCCGCATCGCCGAATCGATCGACTACGCGGGCACTGCGCTGAAGATCACGGCGAGTATCGGCATGGTCGCCTATCCTGCCGACGGTGCTGATGCGCCGACGCTGATGCGCCGCGCGGGCGTGGCGCTGTCGGCGGCTTCGGCGGTGAGCGGCCATGCAGTGCGGCGCTTTTCCACCGCACTCGAAGGCCAGGCGGCGCGCCGCTTCGAACTGGAGGCGATGCTGCGCGAAGCGCTCGAACGTCAGCAATTGCATCTCGTGTATCAACCGCAGGTGACGCTCGCCAATGGACGCATCGCGCAAGTCGAGACGCTGCTGCGCTGGAATCATCCGCAACGTGGGTTGATCAGTCCCGTCGAATTCGTACCGGTCGCGGAAGAGTCGGGTCTGATCGAGCAGATCGGCGAGTGGGTGATCCGGACCGCGTGCCGCGACGCCGGCAAATTGCTGCGACTCACCGGCACGTTGCCGCGGGTCGCGGTGAACGTGTCCCCGCAGCAGTTCCAGCGGCAGAATCTGTTCGAGACGATCCGTAGTGCGCTTGAAGACGCCGCGCTCGACCCTTCATATCTTGAAGTGGAAATCACCGAGGGTGTGCTGCTGGGCGACACCGAGCAGGCATTGCAGACACTGCATGCGTTGCGCGAATTGGGCGTCGAAGTCGCGGTGGATGACTTCGGCACGGGCTATTCGAGTCTCGCGTATCTCACGCGTTTTCCGCTGAACCGTCTGAAAATCGATCGCTCGTTTGTGATGCGCATGAGCACCGATCCGCAATGCGCGGCGCTGGTTGGTGCCATTATCGCCATGGCGCATGCGTTGAAGCTGCGGGTGACGGCCGAAGGCGTAGAGACGGCTGAGCAGGCCGCGCAACTTGAAGCGCTCGGTTGCGACGAGGCGCAAGGATTCTGGTTTTCGCGGCCGATCACCATCGCGGCGTTGCGCAATTTGCTGAAGCCGTTGGGCACCGGTTGA
- a CDS encoding transcriptional regulator, LysR family, with amino-acid sequence MSKEIIDSHLLKVLHTLLTESSVSRTATLLGQSQPTVSVALRKLREMTGDPLLVRSGSRMVLTAHALTLIEPAAQALNNIAAILHPTTSFNPATTSQTFRIGSPDYLDAFFVPAVVDAFHREAPGAKLEFRHLMMVDGGYEHGLESGFLDLVIGNWRTPPEHLHLQPLCKDELVCLMRNGHPIKPGRLSKPVYEEAEHLAVMTYNTTSWGTVDVELARNGLSRTVTTTLPYFGMAPYVLARSNLLFTTTRALATHYTKLLPLRIEPIPGEPQALTYYQLWHDRTHRSVAAIWLRKLIANVAKDLIS; translated from the coding sequence ATGTCCAAGGAAATCATCGATTCGCACCTTCTCAAGGTACTGCACACGCTACTGACCGAATCGAGCGTGTCGCGCACAGCAACGTTGCTCGGACAATCGCAGCCAACCGTCAGCGTGGCGCTGCGCAAACTGCGCGAGATGACCGGCGATCCGCTGCTGGTGCGCAGCGGCAGCCGGATGGTTCTCACCGCGCATGCCCTCACGCTGATCGAACCCGCGGCACAAGCGCTGAACAATATCGCGGCCATTCTGCACCCCACCACGTCGTTCAATCCGGCCACCACCAGCCAGACCTTTCGCATCGGCTCGCCGGATTATCTCGATGCGTTCTTCGTCCCCGCCGTCGTCGATGCGTTTCATCGCGAAGCGCCCGGCGCGAAGCTCGAGTTCAGGCATCTGATGATGGTGGACGGCGGCTACGAGCATGGTCTGGAAAGCGGCTTTCTCGATCTGGTGATCGGCAACTGGCGCACGCCGCCGGAGCATCTGCATTTGCAGCCGCTGTGCAAGGACGAACTGGTGTGCCTGATGCGCAACGGCCATCCGATCAAACCAGGGCGGCTTAGCAAGCCCGTCTACGAAGAAGCGGAACACCTGGCGGTGATGACCTACAACACGACGTCGTGGGGCACGGTCGATGTCGAACTCGCCCGCAACGGCCTGTCGCGCACCGTAACCACGACGCTGCCCTACTTCGGCATGGCGCCCTACGTTCTGGCGCGATCCAACCTGTTGTTCACCACCACGCGCGCGCTCGCCACGCACTACACCAAGCTGCTGCCACTGCGCATCGAGCCGATTCCCGGCGAGCCGCAGGCGCTCACCTACTATCAACTCTGGCACGACCGCACGCATCGCAGCGTCGCCGCGATCTGGCTGCGCAAGCTGATCGCGAACGTCGCCAAAGATCTGATATCCTAA